The following proteins come from a genomic window of Montipora capricornis isolate CH-2021 chromosome 9, ASM3666992v2, whole genome shotgun sequence:
- the LOC138017230 gene encoding angiopoietin-related protein 7-like, which produces MKVCYYIDDTLIIAASKAECLANVHKVIRLLGDLGFKTNCKKSQVDPVTRLTYLGFILDSSTMIFKNCADVYNSGEKISGVYKIDPDGLGEFEVYCDQKTAGGGWTVFQKRQDGSVVDFFRAWDAYKRGFGNLNGEFWLGLDKIPPDCKQQQQASRGLGRHS; this is translated from the exons ATGAAGGTTTGCTATTACATAGACGATACCTTAATTATTGCTGCGTCTAAGGCAGAATGTTTGGCCAATGTACATAAGGTAATAAGACTTCTTGGCGACCTTGGTTTCAAAACGAATTGCAAAAAGTCTCAGGTTGATCCTGTGACACGATTGACGTACTTAGGATTCATCCTTGATTCTTCGACTATGA TCTTCAAGAACTGCGCCGATGTTTACAATTCTGGCGAAAAGATCAGTGGTGTGTACAAAATCGACCCCGATGgtttgggagaatttgaagtgtactgtgatcaaaaaacgGCTGGCGGAGGGTGGacggtctttcaaaaaagacaagacgGCTCCGTAGTAGATTTCTTCCGCGCGTGGGACGCCTACAAACGAGGCTTTGGTAATCTAAATGGAGAGTTTTGGCTTGGACTGGACAAGATTCCGCCTGACTGtaagcagcagcaacaagcttcgcgtggacttggaagacattcatga